In the Malaya genurostris strain Urasoe2022 chromosome 1, Malgen_1.1, whole genome shotgun sequence genome, one interval contains:
- the LOC131430953 gene encoding transcription factor GAGA-like isoform X2 — translation MSTGLVDKSFASNDELFYLKWNNFQKNVSTQFEKLREEDDLVDITFACEGKKLTAHKLVLFACSPFFKDLLKKNPSPHPVFFMNDVKYDVLKAILEYMYLGEVHITNENLKDFIKTAEGLQIRGLSKENNGDIVMPTSNQIPLRKDDKQDVENVHLLDEFCRKRPEPADLNHALIKRVKTVDSHVSAVGGQDNANVEPKVEMVEYLDADGANHPSPTYCSMDNFTEKSGSRNNLAHMSQLNAAGFTQTTTQASSSGHQQQQQQQQSQQQQHVQQHEYKSEEDSSWMDKSLDNISVNSEQQSGKYKSGKSSGSRSSRSNDDKTNCLTPRCCPVCSRLYSNVSNLRQHMRLIHNPTAVCCPICQKHFNSELYLKRHYSSIHSINPNSQGEGDLVDQKPPSAQLTTQQQQPPQQQQQQQQQTPQQTQQQQQQQQQQQQQQASAQQAAAPAATNTWNPYHHHDTTQLVNPFIK, via the exons atgtcgactGGCCTGGTGGACAAATCGTTTGCCAGCAACGACGAGCTGTTCTACCTGAAatggaacaattttcaaaagaaCGTCAGCACCCAGTTTGAAAAACTCCGGGAGGAAGATGATCTTGTTGATATTACGTTTGCATgtgaaggtaaaaaattgaccgCACACAAACTGGTGCTGTTTGCTTGCAGTCCCTTTTTTAAGGATTTGCTAAAG aaaaatccaTCGCCCCATCCGGTGTTCTTCATGAACGATGTCAAATACGATGTGCTGAAGGCAATTTTGGAGTATATGTATTTGGGCGAAGTGCACATCACCAATGAAAACTTGAAGGATTTCATCAAAACAGCCGAAGGGCTCCAGATTCGTGGGCTAAGCAAGGAAAATAAT GGTGACATTGTGATGCCAACATCGAACCAGATTCCGCTGCGAAAGGATGATAAGCAGGATGTCGAGAATGTGCACCTGCTGGATGAGTTTTGTCGCAAACGTCCCGAACCGGCCGATCTCAATCATGCTCTGATTAAGCGTGTGAAAACCGTTGACTCTCACGTATCGGCAGTCGGTGGACAAGACAACG CTAATGTGGAACCCAAAGTCGAAATGGTCGAATACTTGGATGCCGATGGAGCAAATCATCCGTCACCGACGTACTGCAGTATGGATAACTTTACCGAAAAAAGTGGTTCTCGGAATAATTTAGCCCATATGAGTCAACTCAATGCAG ctggATTCACACAAACCACGACTCAAGCTAGTAGTTCGGGGCatcagcaacaacagcaacagcagcaatcacagcaacaacaacatgtGCAACAGCATGAGTACAAATCGGAAGAAGACAGCAGCTGGATGGATAAATCATTGGACAACATTTCAGTGAACTCCGAGCAGCAAAGTGGTAAATACAAAAGTGGAAAGTCCAGCGGAAGTCGATCCAGTCGTTCTAATGACGACAAAACTAACTGCTTGACCCCGCGATGCTGTCCGGTATGTTCTCGCCTCTACTCTAACGTGTCCAATTTGAGACAACACATGCGCTTGATCCACAACCCGACTGCTGTCTGTTGCCCGATCTGCCAGAAACACTTCAACTCTGAACTTTACCTGAAGCGACACTACTCCTCTATCCATTCGATCAATCCGAACAGCCAGGGTGAAGGAGATCTAGTAGATCAGAAGCCCCCATCGGCACAACTGACCACTCAACAGCAACAACCTccgcaacagcaacaacaacaacaacaacagacccCACAGCAAActcaacaacagcaacagcagcaacaacagcagcagcagcagcaagcaTCAGCACAACAAGCGGCTGCCCCGGCAGCTACCAACACCTGGAACCCATATCATCATCATGACACTACGCAGCTTGTGAATCCCTTCATTAAATAA
- the LOC131430953 gene encoding broad-complex core protein isoforms 1/2/3/4/5-like isoform X1, with product MSTGLVDKSFASNDELFYLKWNNFQKNVSTQFEKLREEDDLVDITFACEGKKLTAHKLVLFACSPFFKDLLKKNPSPHPVFFMNDVKYDVLKAILEYMYLGEVHITNENLKDFIKTAEGLQIRGLSKENNALSNTQGDIVMPTSNQIPLRKDDKQDVENVHLLDEFCRKRPEPADLNHALIKRVKTVDSHVSAVGGQDNANVEPKVEMVEYLDADGANHPSPTYCSMDNFTEKSGSRNNLAHMSQLNAAGFTQTTTQASSSGHQQQQQQQQSQQQQHVQQHEYKSEEDSSWMDKSLDNISVNSEQQSGKYKSGKSSGSRSSRSNDDKTNCLTPRCCPVCSRLYSNVSNLRQHMRLIHNPTAVCCPICQKHFNSELYLKRHYSSIHSINPNSQGEGDLVDQKPPSAQLTTQQQQPPQQQQQQQQQTPQQTQQQQQQQQQQQQQQASAQQAAAPAATNTWNPYHHHDTTQLVNPFIK from the exons atgtcgactGGCCTGGTGGACAAATCGTTTGCCAGCAACGACGAGCTGTTCTACCTGAAatggaacaattttcaaaagaaCGTCAGCACCCAGTTTGAAAAACTCCGGGAGGAAGATGATCTTGTTGATATTACGTTTGCATgtgaaggtaaaaaattgaccgCACACAAACTGGTGCTGTTTGCTTGCAGTCCCTTTTTTAAGGATTTGCTAAAG aaaaatccaTCGCCCCATCCGGTGTTCTTCATGAACGATGTCAAATACGATGTGCTGAAGGCAATTTTGGAGTATATGTATTTGGGCGAAGTGCACATCACCAATGAAAACTTGAAGGATTTCATCAAAACAGCCGAAGGGCTCCAGATTCGTGGGCTAAGCAAGGAAAATAAT GCTTTGTCCAACACACAGGGTGACATTGTGATGCCAACATCGAACCAGATTCCGCTGCGAAAGGATGATAAGCAGGATGTCGAGAATGTGCACCTGCTGGATGAGTTTTGTCGCAAACGTCCCGAACCGGCCGATCTCAATCATGCTCTGATTAAGCGTGTGAAAACCGTTGACTCTCACGTATCGGCAGTCGGTGGACAAGACAACG CTAATGTGGAACCCAAAGTCGAAATGGTCGAATACTTGGATGCCGATGGAGCAAATCATCCGTCACCGACGTACTGCAGTATGGATAACTTTACCGAAAAAAGTGGTTCTCGGAATAATTTAGCCCATATGAGTCAACTCAATGCAG ctggATTCACACAAACCACGACTCAAGCTAGTAGTTCGGGGCatcagcaacaacagcaacagcagcaatcacagcaacaacaacatgtGCAACAGCATGAGTACAAATCGGAAGAAGACAGCAGCTGGATGGATAAATCATTGGACAACATTTCAGTGAACTCCGAGCAGCAAAGTGGTAAATACAAAAGTGGAAAGTCCAGCGGAAGTCGATCCAGTCGTTCTAATGACGACAAAACTAACTGCTTGACCCCGCGATGCTGTCCGGTATGTTCTCGCCTCTACTCTAACGTGTCCAATTTGAGACAACACATGCGCTTGATCCACAACCCGACTGCTGTCTGTTGCCCGATCTGCCAGAAACACTTCAACTCTGAACTTTACCTGAAGCGACACTACTCCTCTATCCATTCGATCAATCCGAACAGCCAGGGTGAAGGAGATCTAGTAGATCAGAAGCCCCCATCGGCACAACTGACCACTCAACAGCAACAACCTccgcaacagcaacaacaacaacaacaacagacccCACAGCAAActcaacaacagcaacagcagcaacaacagcagcagcagcagcaagcaTCAGCACAACAAGCGGCTGCCCCGGCAGCTACCAACACCTGGAACCCATATCATCATCATGACACTACGCAGCTTGTGAATCCCTTCATTAAATAA